Part of the Cellulomonas taurus genome, GGTCCGAGGTCGCCCACCGTGACCGGCTCGACGTCCTCGCCGCGCTCCCGGGCCGCGCGCTCGACGATCATGTCGACCAGCCCGGAGACGAAGGGCGTCCGGGTGGAGGCCGACCCCGCCCGCACCGCCGTGATGCCGAGATCCCGCGCGGTGGCCATCGCCTCGGTGTCCAGGTCGAAGGCGACCTCCATGTGGTCGGAGACGAAGCCGATCGGCGACATCACCACCGACCGCACCCCGGCACCGGCGCGCTCGGTCAGCACGTCGTTGATGTCCGGCTCCAGCCACGGCTGCTGCGGCGGGCCGGACCGGGAGCAGAAGGCCAGGGTGTGCTCCGGCGCGACCCCGAAGCGCTCGGCGACCAGGGCGGCGACCTCGCGGGCGACCTCCTGGTGCTGGGTGACGTAGGACGGTCGGCGGGCACCGGACCCGGCCTCCATCGCCAGCGGGATGGAGTGGGTGACGAACAGCAGCGGCGCCTCGGACAGCAGGGCGGTCACCGGAGTGCCGGTCTGCTCGGCGAGCGCGACGTACGCCTCAATCACCGCATCCGCATTGGCCCGCACGAAGCCCGGGTTGTTGAAGTAGTGCCGCAGCTTGTCGACCCGCACGCCCGCGGTCCCCTGGTCGCCGG contains:
- a CDS encoding ferrochelatase — translated: MLDVTSAPTTTSSLAPYDAVLLLSFGGPEKPEDVLPFMRNVTRGKGIPEERLIEVSQHYALFGGRSPINDQNRALIAALRDELDERELDVPIFWGNRNWEPFTDAALQSLRDAGHQRVLAVVTSAYGSFSGCRQYREHLAASLRELGAADTDPTGDQGTAGVRVDKLRHYFNNPGFVRANADAVIEAYVALAEQTGTPVTALLSEAPLLFVTHSIPLAMEAGSGARRPSYVTQHQEVAREVAALVAERFGVAPEHTLAFCSRSGPPQQPWLEPDINDVLTERAGAGVRSVVMSPIGFVSDHMEVAFDLDTEAMATARDLGITAVRAGSASTRTPFVSGLVDMIVERAARERGEDVEPVTVGDLGPWPDRCAAGCCFQRAGQDTGIPATAGSDQVGRDDAGRDDTQETTTR